In the Nitrospirales bacterium LBB_01 genome, one interval contains:
- the tolB gene encoding Tol-Pal system beta propeller repeat protein TolB, producing MTTRKMFMEGFFLTVLVLIFYASADARLYVDITSPGMRKLPIAVQDFPGLLEGKEVSDTVESDLGFTGVFAMLDKSRQVEGPGSPFSPNNWRPLGVDAVVKGTLEMNPNGEMSATVTVYDVTEANTMMKKQYVTRKDLIRPLAHRIADDIYEAITGQKGIFSSKIAFAGQTGEGRSIFLMDYDGERMKKIVSRGSITMKPHWAPDGKKLAYSSLRNGKWGIFMLDFDSATESSFFSSPGTNLAGDFTPDGKYLLLSSSSKGSPDIYMLHITTKVLSRITYSDGIEVSPSPSPDGSRIVFVSDKSTTPQIYTMLLDGTDVRRISYEGNYSTSPEWSPAGDKIVFASIRGGQFQIFTVNPDGGALTQLTHEGTNDEPSFSPDGRYITFTSTRDGAKGVYIMNADGQQQRRITPRNIRAFGPSWSH from the coding sequence TTGACTACGAGAAAGATGTTTATGGAAGGTTTTTTCTTAACAGTTCTTGTTTTGATTTTTTACGCAAGTGCCGATGCAAGGCTCTATGTGGACATAACATCACCAGGAATGAGGAAATTGCCTATTGCCGTTCAGGACTTTCCTGGACTTCTGGAGGGTAAAGAGGTCTCAGACACTGTGGAGTCTGATTTGGGTTTCACCGGTGTGTTTGCAATGCTGGATAAGTCCAGACAGGTAGAGGGTCCAGGGTCGCCTTTCAGCCCCAACAACTGGAGACCGCTTGGTGTGGATGCCGTTGTAAAAGGTACCCTTGAGATGAACCCAAACGGTGAGATGAGTGCCACTGTAACCGTGTATGATGTTACAGAGGCAAACACAATGATGAAAAAACAATATGTAACAAGAAAGGATTTGATAAGACCCCTTGCTCACCGCATAGCCGATGACATATATGAGGCAATAACCGGTCAAAAGGGGATTTTCAGCTCAAAAATCGCCTTTGCAGGTCAGACTGGAGAAGGACGCTCTATTTTCCTTATGGACTATGACGGAGAGAGGATGAAAAAGATAGTGAGCCGCGGCAGTATCACGATGAAACCCCACTGGGCGCCTGATGGTAAAAAATTAGCCTACTCATCACTTAGAAACGGTAAATGGGGGATTTTCATGCTGGATTTTGACAGCGCTACGGAATCTTCTTTCTTCTCTTCACCGGGAACCAACCTTGCCGGAGATTTTACACCGGATGGTAAGTATCTTCTTTTGTCGTCATCAAGCAAAGGCTCCCCAGACATTTACATGCTGCATATTACAACGAAAGTCTTAAGCCGCATCACTTATTCTGACGGCATAGAGGTCTCCCCTTCACCCTCCCCTGACGGCAGCAGAATTGTGTTTGTATCTGACAAAAGCACGACCCCGCAAATATACACTATGCTGCTTGACGGCACAGACGTAAGGAGAATATCCTATGAAGGTAATTATAGCACGTCCCCTGAGTGGTCTCCGGCAGGGGACAAGATTGTGTTTGCCTCAATACGGGGAGGACAGTTCCAGATATTTACGGTAAATCCAGACGGCGGCGCACTGACTCAGTTAACACATGAGGGGACAAACGATGAGCCTTCTTTTTCGCCGGATGGCAGATACATTACCTTCACATCTACGCGTGACGGCGCAAAGGGTGTATATATAATGAATGCAGACGGACAACAGCAAAGGAGAATAACTCCAAGAAACATAAGGGCCTTTGGCCCTTCATGGTCACATTAA
- a CDS encoding OmpA family protein produces the protein MKYLVLLLSLLVFAAGCASDSKVKDDSQRLKNVKTQNTDDGISINKEGISDKSLTDEQLRNVMNTIFTDVHFPYNKYDILDEDKASLRLKTDWLLKHPSVTLIIEGHCDDRGSSEYNLALGDQRAMSVKNYMVSLGVPADRIDTMSLGKEKPICTEENESCWGMNRRAHFILNR, from the coding sequence ATGAAATATTTAGTATTACTTTTGTCGCTTTTAGTATTTGCAGCAGGGTGTGCAAGCGACTCCAAAGTGAAAGATGACAGCCAAAGACTTAAAAATGTAAAAACACAAAATACAGACGATGGCATTTCAATCAACAAAGAGGGGATAAGTGATAAGTCCTTAACAGATGAGCAGTTGAGAAATGTAATGAATACAATCTTTACTGATGTACATTTTCCATACAACAAGTATGATATATTAGACGAGGACAAGGCGTCTTTGAGGCTAAAAACGGACTGGCTGCTAAAACATCCCTCTGTTACGCTTATCATAGAGGGGCATTGTGATGACAGAGGCTCAAGCGAATATAACCTGGCTCTGGGAGATCAAAGGGCAATGTCGGTTAAAAACTATATGGTATCTCTTGGAGTTCCGGCCGACAGAATAGATACCATGAGTTTAGGCAAAGAAAAACCTATTTGCACCGAAGAGAACGAAAGCTGCTGGGGAATGAACAGAAGGGCTCACTTCATTTTAAACAGATAG
- the ybgF gene encoding tol-pal system protein YbgF encodes MRLKFLKVCAVVSLAALCACAQDGEYSTMKNEIIELRKVQLGQKQEITEIQKRLSMTDTSKTGAKTDVLSAIRENQETLNSKVVHLTRELQQLSGRFDERKYYDDRMFAETKTDRDVLKAQLEALENEIKVIQGKPVTAPQQKSPQVAQTQVAQTPPPAQLKPQETPPPQQQQQVAAKPEDTADTKTLYEDAYKDLLSGKPKEARDKFNRVIKDFPASPFVPNCHFWIADSYFKEGNYEDAILGFDVVIKKYPSSTKVPGAKLKQAMAFNELKDTKTAKTILHQLIEEHPQSKEAEQAKQLLEKIGGTDTSKTDVKKLPAKIDKKTDKKKLTTDTQKTKKKTTTDVKKKTDDE; translated from the coding sequence TTGCGTTTAAAATTTTTGAAAGTATGCGCTGTTGTCTCTTTGGCGGCTTTGTGTGCTTGTGCGCAGGACGGTGAGTACAGCACAATGAAAAATGAGATTATCGAACTGAGAAAAGTCCAACTTGGACAAAAACAGGAGATAACCGAAATTCAAAAACGCTTATCAATGACAGACACGTCAAAGACAGGAGCAAAGACCGATGTTCTTTCAGCAATAAGAGAAAATCAGGAGACACTGAACTCAAAAGTGGTACATCTGACCAGAGAGCTTCAACAGTTGTCAGGGCGATTTGATGAGAGGAAGTACTATGATGACAGAATGTTTGCTGAGACAAAAACAGACAGAGATGTGCTTAAGGCGCAGCTGGAGGCGCTTGAAAATGAGATAAAGGTGATTCAAGGAAAGCCTGTGACGGCACCCCAGCAAAAGTCGCCGCAAGTTGCACAGACTCAAGTTGCACAAACGCCACCGCCTGCGCAGCTAAAGCCCCAGGAAACCCCTCCTCCTCAGCAGCAGCAACAAGTTGCCGCTAAACCTGAGGACACAGCCGACACTAAAACTCTCTATGAGGATGCCTACAAAGACCTCCTCTCTGGCAAACCAAAAGAGGCACGAGATAAATTTAATCGGGTTATAAAAGATTTTCCGGCAAGCCCGTTTGTGCCAAATTGTCACTTCTGGATAGCTGATTCGTACTTCAAAGAGGGAAACTATGAGGATGCGATATTGGGGTTTGATGTTGTGATAAAAAAATACCCAAGCAGCACTAAGGTTCCCGGAGCAAAGTTAAAACAGGCAATGGCATTTAACGAACTCAAGGACACAAAAACTGCCAAGACCATTCTTCATCAGCTAATTGAGGAGCATCCACAGTCAAAGGAGGCTGAACAGGCCAAGCAATTACTTGAAAAAATCGGTGGCACTGATACCAGCAAAACTGATGTAAAAAAACTGCCAGCGAAAATTGATAAGAAGACAGATAAGAAAAAATTGACCACCGATACTCAAAAGACAAAGAAAAAGACTACTACCGATGTTAAGAAAAAAACAGATGACGAGTGA
- a CDS encoding TonB-dependent receptor, with the protein MKTIFKILLISILVLCSSTLALSWTDDNDEKVLSMYFKKEYLVITPTRYLKSTSQVAENIAVITASDIEAIGAVTLADVLKYVVGIQALMIPGGIGVESHIQGTETTNHVRVIIDGVTLNDISLGTITLQSIPVENIERIEIIKGPASAAWGSSLGGIINIITKDSYSEKPISVKLQGSYGFYKTQDDRAALNGTVGPIGYYVFYGRQYSDGYNSELLNDQHNFYTKLKVALSENTVMRFTLGYKKVSNEPIKPELVDFNNSLFIVDPIVKTTF; encoded by the coding sequence ATGAAGACTATTTTTAAAATTCTCCTGATTTCTATTTTGGTGCTATGTTCAAGCACCCTTGCGCTGTCATGGACTGATGACAACGATGAGAAGGTGCTTTCCATGTATTTTAAAAAGGAGTATTTGGTTATAACTCCTACCAGGTATCTTAAGTCAACATCTCAGGTGGCTGAAAACATTGCAGTAATCACCGCTTCAGACATAGAGGCAATTGGAGCCGTTACTCTTGCCGATGTTTTAAAATATGTTGTCGGCATACAAGCATTGATGATTCCAGGCGGGATAGGTGTGGAGTCACACATTCAAGGCACAGAGACAACAAATCACGTGCGAGTCATAATAGACGGAGTGACTTTAAATGATATATCTTTGGGCACTATCACTTTACAGAGCATTCCTGTGGAAAATATAGAAAGAATAGAAATTATTAAGGGGCCTGCCTCCGCCGCATGGGGCTCCTCGCTTGGCGGTATCATTAACATTATAACGAAGGACAGTTACAGTGAAAAACCAATCAGTGTGAAACTTCAGGGTTCTTATGGATTCTATAAAACCCAGGATGACCGTGCAGCGCTAAACGGTACTGTTGGCCCCATAGGGTATTACGTGTTTTATGGCAGGCAATATTCTGATGGATATAATTCTGAGCTTTTAAACGATCAGCACAACTTCTACACTAAACTAAAAGTTGCTTTATCAGAAAATACAGTTATGAGGTTCACTCTTGGGTATAAGAAGGTCTCAAATGAGCCAATTAAACCTGAACTTGTAGATTTTAACAATTCTTTATTTATAGTGGACCCCATTGTCAAGACCACTTTTTAG
- a CDS encoding cyclic nucleotide-binding domain-containing protein has product MKILVLIHDQRGLDFAKGTLSYMGYPQVAGVTKPLSVFNILKTEHYEILMADYFTVISYEENFFKELREHYSIRVILLIDAEMEASDLKKMYKEGVSAVLQYPYQIEDVKKAIDDAIRSVPMAITKTIRKIRDLDFFSFLTDEELMTLLRISKCRKYAEGDLIFDEGQPGDRFYVIVDGVVSISKKIGKKREETLARLKRGSCFGEMAILDGQPRSAKAKAFDDVILLEFDKRIMVGYDDIITLKLFKKLAHIFSKRLRGATTKIKEMVLTSHAKDGLADTPVL; this is encoded by the coding sequence TTGAAGATTCTGGTGTTGATTCATGACCAGAGGGGTCTTGATTTTGCAAAAGGAACTCTCAGCTATATGGGTTATCCGCAGGTTGCAGGAGTAACAAAGCCGCTAAGTGTTTTCAATATCCTTAAAACTGAACACTACGAGATACTTATGGCAGATTATTTCACTGTTATCTCCTATGAGGAAAATTTTTTTAAAGAGCTAAGAGAACACTACAGCATAAGAGTTATTCTTCTTATAGACGCTGAGATGGAGGCCTCTGACCTTAAAAAAATGTACAAAGAGGGAGTCAGTGCGGTTTTGCAGTATCCGTATCAGATTGAAGACGTTAAAAAAGCAATAGACGATGCAATCAGAAGTGTCCCCATGGCAATAACCAAGACTATCAGAAAAATCCGCGATCTGGATTTCTTTTCCTTTCTCACCGACGAGGAGTTGATGACTCTTTTGAGAATTTCCAAATGCAGAAAGTATGCCGAGGGAGATTTGATTTTTGACGAGGGACAGCCTGGTGACAGGTTTTACGTGATAGTGGATGGTGTTGTAAGCATTTCAAAAAAAATCGGCAAAAAACGCGAAGAGACCCTTGCAAGACTAAAAAGAGGTAGTTGCTTTGGTGAGATGGCTATTTTGGACGGCCAGCCTCGTTCTGCTAAAGCTAAAGCTTTTGACGATGTAATTTTACTGGAATTTGACAAACGCATCATGGTGGGCTATGACGATATTATAACACTGAAGCTGTTTAAGAAACTTGCCCATATCTTTAGCAAAAGACTCAGAGGGGCAACCACTAAAATCAAGGAAATGGTTCTCACCTCTCATGCCAAAGATGGTTTAGCTGACACTCCCGTCCTGTGA
- a CDS encoding HAMP domain-containing histidine kinase, whose amino-acid sequence MQQSKMAAIGEMIGAIAHQWRQPLNVISLILYDLQDAFADGELDSDYLNKSVEESVSQIDFMSKAIEAFRNFLKPSKKKELFNIVQSIKETLLLFETMLKNVGITVNLDFNDNSVIEVEGFANEFKQVIFNIINNARDAIEGNRAATNSRIKGRIDITGWCSDNRVVVEISDNGGGISEAALGKVFDAYFTTKDDKKGTGIGMYMSRTIIEKNMGGRLTASNRGDGAVFTIELNASQDGSVS is encoded by the coding sequence GTGCAGCAGTCTAAGATGGCTGCCATAGGAGAGATGATAGGCGCAATAGCCCACCAGTGGCGACAGCCCCTTAATGTTATATCTCTCATACTGTATGACCTTCAGGATGCCTTCGCTGACGGAGAGCTTGACAGCGACTATTTGAATAAGTCCGTAGAAGAATCAGTGAGCCAGATAGATTTTATGTCAAAAGCAATTGAGGCTTTCAGAAATTTTCTAAAACCCTCTAAGAAAAAAGAGCTTTTTAATATAGTTCAGTCAATTAAAGAGACTCTCCTTCTTTTTGAAACCATGCTGAAAAACGTTGGGATAACAGTGAATTTAGACTTTAATGACAATTCAGTGATAGAGGTTGAAGGATTTGCTAACGAGTTTAAGCAGGTGATTTTTAATATAATTAATAATGCACGTGATGCCATTGAAGGAAATCGAGCAGCGACAAACTCCCGCATAAAGGGCAGGATAGATATAACCGGATGGTGCTCAGATAATCGGGTTGTAGTGGAAATAAGCGACAACGGCGGCGGCATCTCAGAGGCGGCTTTGGGAAAAGTGTTTGACGCCTACTTTACAACAAAAGATGATAAAAAGGGCACAGGCATTGGTATGTACATGTCAAGGACGATAATAGAGAAAAACATGGGCGGCAGGCTCACTGCGTCAAACAGGGGAGATGGCGCCGTCTTTACTATAGAATTAAACGCATCACAGGACGGGAGTGTCAGCTAA
- a CDS encoding response regulator, with protein MSDNDRRVILDEMSVLYVEDEAAVRLSVGESLTGLCRNLYMASNGKEGLDIYLAYRPDIVITDIRMPKMNGLTMVREIKKENPKVQVIITTAFSDKDMLIESIEVGVSQYV; from the coding sequence ATGTCTGACAACGACCGACGTGTAATATTAGATGAGATGAGTGTTCTGTATGTGGAGGATGAGGCTGCTGTGCGGCTAAGCGTGGGAGAGTCGCTAACGGGACTTTGCCGCAATCTCTATATGGCATCAAACGGCAAAGAGGGACTGGATATTTATTTAGCATACCGGCCTGATATTGTGATAACCGACATTCGTATGCCAAAGATGAACGGTCTCACTATGGTTCGGGAAATAAAGAAAGAAAATCCAAAAGTTCAGGTGATTATCACCACTGCCTTCAGTGACAAAGACATGCTTATTGAATCAATAGAGGTTGGCGTCAGTCAGTACGTATAA
- a CDS encoding DUF190 domain-containing protein — MIIKGAAKKLTIYVDENEKYGDKPVYEVVIELFLKKGINGVTLFKGTAGFGRGAVVHTSKILELSENLPIKIEAIDTQAAINSVLPDIYLIVDKGLIEISDTEIVKWEKRAVAPEISDTTKRISTRYAAKVLQIMINENDKWEGQPMTEALLKRFAMEEITGVTVFKGITGYGSHKEIHKHRFFSLTDGLPVLMVIVETEDKMERALQAIDDMLKEGIVSVCDVNVVRYSMEMCKE, encoded by the coding sequence ATGATTATTAAAGGAGCTGCTAAAAAACTAACCATCTACGTGGATGAAAATGAAAAATACGGAGATAAGCCCGTGTATGAGGTAGTTATAGAGCTTTTTTTAAAGAAGGGAATAAACGGTGTCACTCTCTTTAAGGGTACTGCGGGGTTTGGCAGAGGAGCAGTGGTTCACACGTCAAAAATACTTGAACTTTCTGAAAACCTTCCCATAAAAATAGAAGCAATTGACACGCAGGCAGCAATAAACAGTGTGCTTCCCGATATTTACCTGATTGTTGACAAAGGGCTTATTGAAATCAGTGACACTGAGATAGTCAAATGGGAAAAGCGTGCCGTAGCGCCGGAAATATCGGACACTACTAAACGCATAAGTACCCGATACGCAGCAAAGGTGCTTCAGATAATGATAAATGAAAACGATAAGTGGGAGGGGCAGCCCATGACTGAAGCGCTCTTAAAAAGGTTTGCCATGGAGGAGATTACCGGTGTAACAGTTTTCAAGGGCATTACCGGATACGGTAGTCACAAGGAGATCCACAAGCACAGATTTTTTTCTCTGACTGACGGTCTGCCGGTGCTTATGGTTATTGTTGAGACGGAGGATAAAATGGAAAGAGCGCTTCAGGCGATAGACGATATGCTTAAGGAGGGGATAGTGTCAGTTTGTGATGTAAACGTGGTGAGATATTCAATGGAAATGTGTAAGGAATAA
- the crcB gene encoding fluoride efflux transporter CrcB, with protein MLKYYKLNKTNNVYKSYLIVGMGGFLGAVARYALGGWIGRRFGSSFPWGTLFINVSGSFFIALVMAICAEKYMVNPQWRLFLAVGFLGAYTTFSTFEYETGQLLRGGEFLYAALNVVLSVVVGFIALKLGETLAKLI; from the coding sequence ATGCTAAAATATTATAAACTAAACAAGACAAATAATGTGTACAAAAGTTATTTAATAGTAGGCATGGGCGGGTTTCTTGGAGCCGTTGCCCGTTACGCCTTAGGCGGTTGGATTGGGAGGCGCTTTGGGAGCAGTTTCCCATGGGGGACACTATTCATAAATGTAAGCGGAAGTTTCTTTATAGCGTTGGTAATGGCAATTTGTGCGGAAAAGTATATGGTTAATCCCCAGTGGAGGTTGTTTCTTGCAGTGGGATTTCTTGGAGCATATACAACGTTTTCCACCTTTGAGTATGAAACAGGGCAGTTACTGAGGGGCGGGGAGTTTCTCTACGCCGCTTTAAATGTGGTATTAAGCGTAGTGGTCGGCTTTATCGCCTTAAAGTTAGGGGAAACACTTGCTAAACTTATATGA
- a CDS encoding cation transporter: protein MKVSLKDREGLLGLAYLLSVITVFYNIIEGVVSVYFGLDDDTMSLFGFGLDSFAEVVSGIGIWHMVVRMKGDAGSNTITQDAFEETALKVTGRAFYVLAAGLAITSVYNFIAGKKPVTTIAGIVVAIVSIVSMLSLIHYKTRVGKALGSEAILSDAACTRTCLYLSVVLLAASVGYEVTKIAGLDSIGAIAIAAFSVKEGKEALDKAKNKGVCACSSCGCSK, encoded by the coding sequence GTGAAAGTTTCATTAAAAGACAGAGAGGGGCTGTTGGGTCTGGCATATCTGCTTTCTGTGATAACAGTGTTTTATAACATCATAGAGGGAGTGGTATCTGTCTATTTTGGACTTGATGATGACACAATGTCTCTTTTTGGGTTTGGGCTGGATTCCTTTGCCGAGGTGGTTTCCGGCATAGGGATATGGCACATGGTCGTGCGGATGAAAGGAGACGCCGGTTCAAACACTATTACACAGGATGCTTTTGAAGAGACAGCTTTAAAAGTAACCGGCAGGGCTTTCTACGTTTTAGCGGCTGGACTTGCCATTACTTCTGTTTATAACTTTATAGCTGGTAAAAAACCGGTTACAACAATAGCAGGAATAGTGGTGGCAATTGTTTCCATTGTCTCAATGCTCTCGCTTATTCACTACAAGACCAGAGTCGGAAAGGCACTTGGTTCTGAGGCAATACTATCCGATGCCGCCTGCACACGCACATGTCTGTATCTGTCGGTAGTGCTGCTTGCAGCAAGTGTTGGCTATGAGGTTACAAAAATAGCCGGATTGGATAGTATCGGAGCCATTGCCATAGCTGCTTTTTCAGTTAAAGAGGGTAAAGAGGCGCTTGATAAGGCTAAAAACAAGGGTGTTTGTGCTTGCTCATCTTGCGGCTGTAGTAAATAA